The following DNA comes from Chitinophaga nivalis.
TATTTCTATTCGTCATGGTTTCAGAGGACCGAACTTTTCTGTTGTATCTGCCTGTGCATCCGCTACCAACGCGATTATAGAAGCAATGTACAGCATCCGTTACGGTAAAACCGATATGGTAGTTACCGGCGGATCAGAAAATGTAATTAATGAACCCTGTGTAGGTGGCTTCAATGCCATGAAGGCTTTATCCGAAAGGAATGATGACCCTAAAACAGCCTCCAGACCCTTTGACCTCGACCGTGATGGTTTTGTAATGGGAGAAGGTGCCGGTGCACTGGTACTGGAATCATTAGACCATGCTTTGGAAAGAGGCGCTAAAATTTATGCAGAATTAGCCGGTGGCGGCGCTACAGCGGATGCCCACCACATCACAGCTCCACATCCGGAAGGATTGGGCGCTATGAATGTTATGCGGCAAGCGCTGGCAGATGCCGGTATGCAGGCAGACCAGATCGATTATATCAATGTGCATGGTACTTCCACTCCGCTGGGGGATATTGCAGAAGTAAAAGCTATTCAGCGGGTTTTTGAGGAACATGCCTATCAGTTAAATATCAGTTCCACAAAATCCATGACAGGTCACTTGCTCGGAGCAGCTGGTGCTGTTGAATCCATAGCCGTAATTATGTCTATCATCGATGGCATAGTTCCTCCTACGATTAACCATTTTACAGATGATCCGCAATTAGACCCTAATCTGAACTTTACTTTTAATACCGCACAACACCGAGAAGTAAGAGCCGCATTAACCAATACCTTTGGGTTTGGTGGTCATAATGCCTCCTTGATTTTCAAAAAATTTGTTCCTTGATCTTGATTGTGTGAAATTACTGCCAGGTTTTTTATATCGACTAGTATCCAAAAAAAGGCACTTGTATAAAGAGCTGCATAGCCTGTTGGGTTTTCCTCCAGGCAATTTCGCTTTATATGAGATAGCCCTGAGCCATCGTTCCAGCAAAGAGAAATTCCTCGAAAGCAATGAACGGCTGGAATACCTTGGTGATGCCATCCTGGGTGCCATCGTGGGTGATTATCTCTTTAAAAAATATCCCTATAAAACAGAAGGATATTTAACAGAGATGCGCTCCAAGATCGTTAACAGACAACAGCTGAACGATATTGCCATCAAGATGGGATTGCGTAAACTCACCATCTACGATAAATACAACAGCTTCCTGAAAATAAGCCAGATCTTCGGAAATACCCTCGAAGCCTTAGTAGGCGCTGTATACCTGGACCGTGGTTATAACAAAACCCAACAGTTTGTACACAAACGGATCATCATGCCCTATATAGATCTGGAGATGCTGGAAACCGTAGAGATGAACCATAAAAACAAACTTTACGGCTGGGCAAACAAAAATGGTAAAACATTGGAATTCGAATTACTCGAAGAACAAATGGACAATGGCCGCCGGATCTTTACTGTTGGCGCCGTAGTAGACGGAGAGCTTATCTGCAGTGGTAAAGCCTTCAATAAAAAAGACGCCAGCCAGATTGCCGCACAACAGGCTATCCTGCATCTCGGTTTAGGCGATTAATAGCTCACTACTTTTCACCTGTTTTCTACTCATCATGATAACAACGGCTTACGCCGGCTGTTAACTACTTACTGCTATACGC
Coding sequences within:
- the rnc gene encoding ribonuclease III — protein: MYKELHSLLGFPPGNFALYEIALSHRSSKEKFLESNERLEYLGDAILGAIVGDYLFKKYPYKTEGYLTEMRSKIVNRQQLNDIAIKMGLRKLTIYDKYNSFLKISQIFGNTLEALVGAVYLDRGYNKTQQFVHKRIIMPYIDLEMLETVEMNHKNKLYGWANKNGKTLEFELLEEQMDNGRRIFTVGAVVDGELICSGKAFNKKDASQIAAQQAILHLGLGD
- the fabF gene encoding beta-ketoacyl-ACP synthase II, whose protein sequence is MQPRRVVVTGLGALTPLGNTVADFWHGLTNGVSGADFIKQFDASKFKTRFACELKNFDPTNYLDKKEARKMDPFTQTAVIAADQAILDANINKDKINADRVGVIWGTGVGGMINFSHELKEFHTGDGTPRFSPFLITRLILDIAAGYISIRHGFRGPNFSVVSACASATNAIIEAMYSIRYGKTDMVVTGGSENVINEPCVGGFNAMKALSERNDDPKTASRPFDLDRDGFVMGEGAGALVLESLDHALERGAKIYAELAGGGATADAHHITAPHPEGLGAMNVMRQALADAGMQADQIDYINVHGTSTPLGDIAEVKAIQRVFEEHAYQLNISSTKSMTGHLLGAAGAVESIAVIMSIIDGIVPPTINHFTDDPQLDPNLNFTFNTAQHREVRAALTNTFGFGGHNASLIFKKFVP